In a genomic window of Molothrus ater isolate BHLD 08-10-18 breed brown headed cowbird chromosome 17, BPBGC_Mater_1.1, whole genome shotgun sequence:
- the DNTTIP1 gene encoding deoxynucleotidyltransferase terminal-interacting protein 1, protein MGAARDAEQQPGPPGEEGPGEAEEQLVSTSPWNIMIKHRQVQRRGRRSQMTTSFTDPSVSMDLLRAVLQPSINEEIQGIFNKYMKFFQTAAINVRDNVGEEVDPEQLIQETCRSCLEQAKLLFSDGKKVVPRLPHEQAVPKRARQMDEELSRRGSPIPKKRKGRPPGQSLSNDRGVSGMAAWKLKVSEPVKRDGPKWDPSRLTETTTFVLGSRANKALGMGGTRGRLYIKHPHLFKYAADPQDKHWLTEQQHMRAIGGKMAYLLIEEDIRDLAASEDYRDSVDLRLEELKPFIPPAWMTEKMQKHMETLRRGGEVPPPEDPPEP, encoded by the exons ATGGGCGCCGCCCGCGATGCGGAGCAGCAGCCGGGGCCGCCGGGCGAGGAGGGCCCGGGCGAGGCCGAGGAGCAGCTGGTCAGCACG AGCCCCTGGAACATCATGATCAAGCACCGGCAGGTGCAGCGGCGCGGGCGGCGCTCCCAGATGACCACCAG CTTCACGGACCCGAGCGTGTCCATGGACCTGCTGCGcgctgtgctgcagcccagcatcaACGAGGAGATCCAGGGCATCTTCAACAAGTACATGAAG TTTTTCCAGACAGCAGCAATCAACGTGCGTGATAATGTTGGCGAGGAGGTGGACCCAGAGCAGCTCATCCAGGAGACCTGTaggagctgcctggagcag GCCAAGCTGTTGTTCTCCGATGGCAAAAAGGTGGTTCCCAGGTTGCCCCATGAGCAGGCAGTGCCAAAG CGTGCCCGACAGATGGATGAGGAGCTGAGCCGCCGAGGGAGCCCCATTCCAAAAAAG agGAAGGGGCGGCCTCCAGGACAGAGCCTGTCAAATGACCGTGGAGTCTCAGGCATGGCAGC GTGGAAGCTCAAAGTCTCTGAGCCTGTGAAAAGGGATGGACCAAAG TGGGATCCATCCCGACTGACTGAAACCACAACCTTTGTGCTGGGATCTCGAGCAAACAA AGCTCTCGGGATGGGAGGAACAAGAGGGCGACTCTACATCAAGCATCCCCACCTCTTTAAG TACGCAGCCGACCCGCAGGATAAGCACTGgctgacagagcagcagcacatgagGGCCATTGGGGGCAAGATG GCCTACCTCCTCATTGAAGAGGACATTCGGGATTTGGCCGCCAGTGAGGATTACAG ggACTCTGTTGATCTGCGGCTGGAAGAGCTGAAGCCTTTCATCCCACCAGCCTGGATGACTGAGAAGATGCAGAAGCACATGGAGACGCTTCGCCGCGGGGGGGAGGTGCCGCCCCCCGAGGACCCCCCCGAACCCTGA
- the TNNC2 gene encoding troponin C, skeletal muscle, producing the protein MTDQQAEARAFLSEEMIAEFKAAFDMFDADGGGDISTKELGTVMRMLGQNPTKEELDAIIEEVDEDGSGTIDFEEFLVMMVRQMKEDAKGKSEEELANCFRIFDRNADGFIDIEELGEILRATGEPVTDEDIEDMMKDSDKNNDGRIDFDEFLKMMEGVQ; encoded by the exons ATG ACGGACCAGCAGGCAGAAGCTCGTGCCTTCCTCAGCGAGGAGATGATTGCGG AGTTCAAAGCCGCCTTCGACATGTTTGATGCTGATGGTGGTGGAGACATCAGCACCAAGGAGCTGGGGACGGTGATGAGAATGCTGGGCCAGAACCCCACCAAAGAGGAGTTGGATGCCATCATTGAGGAGGTGGACGAGGACG GCAGCGGCACCATCGACTTCGAGGAGTTCCTGGTCATGATGGTGCGCCAGATGAAAGAGGATGCCAAAGGCAAGtctgaggaggagctggccaACTGCTTCCGCATCTTTGACCG GAATGCGGATGGGTTCATTGACATTGAGGAGCTGGGTGAGATCCTGAGGGCCACCGGGGAGCCTGTCACTGATGAGGACATAGAGGACATGATGAAGGACTCAGACAAGAACAACGATGGCCGCATTGACTTTGATG AGTTCCTGAAGATGATGGAGGGTGTGCAGTAA
- the ACOT8 gene encoding acyl-coenzyme A thioesterase 8: MAVFPPRMGGASWSAVLVGSRCRSRFAEVMGAPGDAGGAGAGPGSGPPPPPGDLRSVLITSVLNLERLEVDLFRGQHHWVPATQHLFGGQIVGQALVAAAHAVSRDEQVHSLHCYFVRTGDPKVPVLYEVERTRTGKSFSVRSVKAIQHGKPIFICQASFQLSQGSPVQHQYSMPTVPPPEELLTQEELIQKFLQNPNVAEGYRKRLTKIQAQDVPIDIKPVNPPDIFSSEPQEPKQLFWVRARGYIGETDMKVHCCVAAYISDYAFLGTALLPHRQYRVKFMVSLDHSMWFHAPFRADHWMLYECESPWAGGCRGLVQGRLWRRDGVLAVTCAQEGVFRVEQTPTQSKL; the protein is encoded by the exons ATGGCGGTCTTTCCCCCGCGGATGGGCGGTGCTTCCTGGTCCGCCGTGCTGGTCGGGTCGCGGTGCCGGTCCCGGTTCGCGGAGGTGATGGGGGCCCCAGGCGACGCCggcggggctggagcggggccgggatccgggccgccgccgcctcccgggGACCTGCGCAGCGTCCTAATCACCAGCGTGCTGAACCTGGAGCGGCTGGAGGTCGACCTCTTCAG GGGCCAGCACCACTGGGTGCCCGCCACGCAGCACCTCTTCGGCGGGCAGATCGTGGGGCAGGCGCTGGTGGCGGCGGCCCACGCCGTGAGCCGCGACGAGCAGGTGCACTCGCTGCACTGCTACTTCGTGCGGACAG GGGACCCCAAGGTGCCGGTGCTGTACGAGGTGGAGCGGACCCGCACAGGGAAGAGTTTCTCTGTTCGCTCTGTAAAGGCCATCCAGCATGGAAAGCCCATCTTCATCTGCCAGGCCTCCTTCCAGCTCTCGCAGGGGAGCCCAGTGCAGCACCAGTACAGCATGCCGACCGTGCCACCCCCCGAGGAGCTGCTGACACAGGAGGAGCTCATCCAGAAGTTCCTGCA gaatcCTAACGTGGCTGAGGGATACAGGAAGCGTCTCACCAAGATCCAAGCTCAAGATGTGCCGATTGACATTAAACCCGTGAACCCCCCAGATATATTCAGCTCAGAGCCACAGGAGCCGAAGCAGCTCTTCTGGGTGCGAGCCCGAGGCTACATAG GGGAGACTGACATGAAGGTGCACTGCTGTGTGGCTGCCTACATCTCTGACTACGCCTTCCTGGGCACGGCCCTGCTCCCGCACCGGCAGTACCGCGTGAAGTTCATGGTGTCCCTTGACCATTCCATGTGGTTCCACGCGCCCTTCCGAGCTGACCACTGGATGCTGTACGAGTGTGAGAGCCCTTGGGCTG GTGGGTGCCGGGGCTTGGTGCAGGGACGGCTGTGGCGCAGGGATGGGGTCTTGGCTGTCACCTGTGCACAGGAAGGTGTCTTCAGGGTGGAACAGACACCAACCCAGAGCAAGCTCTAG
- the LOC118694691 gene encoding regulator of G-protein signaling 9-binding protein-like translates to MAPGRRDACRGRGAVGTCATAQAALCKATAGHRQLVLQLGGSGDGPRLREERRRRSAEACELSMGLRWTLLAGLRQGPASPRERQELEWLWVLFLSALELFLQDLYRAQHLCQLFSVQGGGVAPLRTGLGGWGLPSRRGGGPTQPPTTQSLEEEIEQVRATLAEMESGANIPPWTVEARETTQPAETSGTTERAAWGGACAGHCCGVL, encoded by the exons ATGGCACCAGGCAGAAGGGATGCGTGCCGTGGGCGGGGGGCAGTGGGAACgtgtgccacagcccaggctgccctctGCAAGGCCACGGCCGGACACcggcagctggtgctgcagctcgGGGGGAGCGGTGACGGCCCCCGACTGCGAGAGGAGCGACGCAGGAGGAGCGCAGAGGCCTGTGAGCTCAGCATGG GGCTGCGGTGGACGCTGCTGGCGGGGCTGCGGCAGGGCCCGGCCAGCCCTCGGGAGCGGCAGGAGCTGGAGTGGCTCTGGGTGCTCTTCCTCTCCGCCCTggagctcttcctgcaggaccTGTACAGAGCCCAGCACCTCTGCCAGCTCTTCTCCGTGCAAGGGGGTGGTGTTGCCCCGCTGCGCACtgggctggggggctgggggctgcccagCCGGAGAGGAGGGGGTCCCACGCAGCCCCCCACcacccagagcttggaggaggAGATCGAGCAGGTGAGGGCCACGCTGGCAGAGATGGAGAGCGGAGCCAACATTCCACCATGGACAGTGGAAGCCAGAGAGACCACACAGCCGGCAGAGACAAGTGGCACCACagagagagcagcctggggaggcgcctgtgctgggcactgctgtggggtGCTGTGA
- the SNX21 gene encoding sorting nexin-21, producing MAARILHRLRHALAGEAGREEPAGGGGEAEDCPESSELEDDTEGLSTRLSGTLSFTSHEDEEEEEEEEGDGASEELEEPPQAPGAAAGTEDGEWVSAAERPGGSLLTRQLQELWRRSRGSLAPQRLLFEVTSASVVSERSSKYVLYTIYLIRSGQFDKAPATIARRYSDFEQLNRRLRCRFSCDMASVAFPRKRLRRNFTAETIAKRSRAFEQFLSHLHSIDEIRRSPEFLEFFFLPDLQAAQRLTCTGMYREALATWANAYRLQDRLGVCSSGRFLLTLAGLAVCHQELDQLSEAHGCCEQALQLLEAQGSHPLLGPFLQAHVHLAWKVGKDKRRSEARLQDLREAGLPLQQQPSLKECLIKERLE from the exons ATGGCCGCCCGCATCCTGCACCGGCTGCGGCACGCGCTGGCGGGCGAGGCCGGCCGCGAGGAgccggcgggcggcggcggcgaggcCGAGGACTGCCCGGAGAGCTCGGAGCTGGAGGACGACACCGAGGGGCTGTCGACGCGCCTCAGCGGCACCCTGAGCTTCACCAGCCacgaggacgaggaggaggaggaggaggaggagggggacgGAGCTAgcgaggagctggaggagccgCCGCAGGCGCCGGGGGCGGCAGCGGGCACGGAGGACGGAG AGTGGGTCTCTGCGGCGGAGCGTCCCGGCGGCAGCCTGCTGACccggcagctgcaggagctgtggcgGAGGTCGCGGGGCAGCCTGGCACCGCAGCGGCTGCTCTTCGAGGTCACCAGCGCTAGCGTGGTCAGCGAGCGCTCTTCCAAGTACGTG CTCTACACCATCTACCTGATCCGCTCTGGCCAGTTTGACAAAGCCCCTGCCACCATCGCCCGGCGCTACTCGGACTTTGAGCAGCTGAACCGCCGCCTGCGCTGCCGCTTCAGCTGCGACATGGCCAGCGTTGCCTTCCCCAGGAAGAGACTGCGCCGGAACTTCACCGCTGAGACCATTGCCAAGCGGAGCCGAGCCTTCGAACAGTTCCTGTCCCACCTGCACTCCATCGATGAGATCCGCCGCTCTCCTGAGTTCCTCGAGTTCTTCTTCCTGCCGGACCTGCAGGCCGCGCAGCGCCTGACGTGCACGGGCATGTACCGCGAGGCCCTGGCCACCTGGGCCAACGCCTACCGGCTGCAGGACCGCCTGGGGGTCTGCAGCTCTGGCCGCTTCCTGCTGACACTGGCTGGGCTGGCCGTGTGCCACCAGGAGCTGGACCAGCTCAGTGAGGCCCACGGCTGCTGCGAGCAGgcgctgcagctgctggaggcccAGGGCAGCCACCCGCTCCTGGGACCCTTCCTGCAGGCCCACGTCCACCTGGCCTGGAAGGTGGGCAAGGACAAGCGGCGCTCAGAGGCCCGGCTGCAAGACCTGCGGGAagctgggctgcccctgcagcagcagccttccCTGAAGGAATGCCTGATCAAGGAACGTCTGGAATGA
- the UBE2C gene encoding ubiquitin-conjugating enzyme E2 C, whose product MASQNADPAAVSSAAARKAAETGATAARGAVGKRLQQELMALMMSGDKGISAFPESDNLFKWIGTIDGAAGTAYEELRYKLSLEFPSGYPYTAPTVRFLTPCYHPNVDTQGNICLDILKEKWSALYDVRTILLSIQSLLAEPNIESPLNTHAAELWKNQVAYKKYVRETYNKQTKSQET is encoded by the exons ATGGCCTCACAGAACGCCGACCCCGCCGCCGTGTCCAGCGCAGCCGCCCGCAAAGCGGCTGAGACCGGGGCCACGGCGGCCCGCGGCGCGGTGGGCAAGAG GCTGCAGCAAGAACTGATGGCGTTGATG ATGTCCGGTGACAAAGGCATCTCTGCCTTCCCCGAGTCCGACAACCTCTTCAAGTGGATCGGGACCATTGACGGCGCCGCCGGGACG GCCTACGAGGAGCTGCGGTACAAGCTGTCGCTGGAGTTCCCCAGCGGGTACCCCTACACAGCACCCACCGTGCGGTTCCTGACCCCCTGCTACCACCCCAACGTCGACACCCAGGGCAACATCTGCCTCGACATCCTCAAGGAGAAGTGGTCAGCGCTGTATGATGTCCGCACCATCCTGCTCTCCATACAGAGCCTGCTGGCAG AGCCAAACATCGAGAGCCCTCTGAACACACATGCAGCCGAGCTCTGGAAGAACCAAGTTG CCTACAAGAAGTATGTGCGGGAGACGTACAACAAGCAGACCAAGAGCCAGGAGACCTGA